The genomic stretch ACATCGAAGTAGTAATAGGCGAAAACGGAACATCCGACGGGGCTGACCAGGATCGTGCGATCCTGAATCCCGAAATCATCAATCGCTTCAGCGATATACTTGTGCACGTTCCCGTGACCGCATCCCGGACAATAGTGGGTCGTTCGCGGATCGCCGGGCTTGCGCTCAAACACCCCATAGATACTCTTCGGCTTCCCGTAGGCTCGTACGTACATCGTCTTCCTCGCTCACTTTGCGAATTTGCTCCAACAGCTCCTCAGCCGTTGGAACGATCCCTCCGAATCGCGTGTAGAGCTTCACAGGCCGTTCGCCATTAACGGCGAGGCGCACATCTTCCACGAGCTGTCCGTGGCTCAGCTCGACGACCAAAAAGCAGCGCGCCCAATCGGCCATGACCGAGATCTCTCGCGCGGGGAAAGGCCAGAGCGTGATGGGGCGGAAGAGCCCGACCTTGAGGCCCTCTGCGCGCGCTTGTTCCACGGCCGCCTTGAGGACGCGCGAGATGATGCCGTAGCCGATCGTGATGATCTCCGCATCCTCGACGCGGTGCTTCTCATACATCACGACGTGACGCGCTACGTGCGCGTATTTCTCTTCGAGCCGTCGAACGTGCGCCTCCAACTCTTCGGGACTCAAGTGGATGGACGTGATCAGATTCTGGCGCGTCTCGGCCGTCCCCTGGACGGCCCAAGGTTTCTCAATCGGCAGGGCGAGCGTCCGCGGCAGCTCGACGGGTTCCATCATCTGGCCGATGAAGCCATCGGTGAGGATGATGACGGGATTCCGATAGCGATCGGCCAGCTCAAAGGCCAGCATGGTCAGATCGCACATCTCCTGAACCGAATTCGGCGCGAGCACGATCGTGCGGTAGTTGCCATGCCCTCCCCCTTTGACGATCTGATGATAATCGCTCTGCTCGGGCGCGATGTTCCCAAGTCCTGGCCCCCCCCGCATGATGTCCACGATGACAGCAGGCAATTCCGCTCCGGCCAAATACGAGATGCCCTCTTGCATGAGGCTCAATCCAGGCCCCGAGGAGGCCGTCATCGTGCGCTCTCCTGCCGCTGCTGCTCCGTAGACCATGTTGATCGCGGCGATTTCACTCTCGGCTTGGAGGAACGTCCCTCCGACCAGGGGGAGATATCGGGCGGCCGCTTCGGCGATCTCGCTCGCCGGCGTGATCGGATAGCCGTAGAAGGATCGGCATCCGGCGAGGATCGCCCCAATGACCGCCGCTTCATTCCCTTTCATGAGGATACGTGCCATTGCTTCCCTCCTCATGCCCGAGCTGTCGCCGCTTCCCGAAGATACACGGTGATTGCGGCAGGCTCCGGACAAGCATAGTAACATACGCCGCATCCGGTGCATCCACGTCCCACATAGCGCGCCGGGTGATACCCGTAGCTGTTCAAATATTCCGCCATCACGAGGACCTGCACCGGACAGGCGATCACACAGAGGCCGCATCCTTTGCAGAGGTCCTCGACAATTTCCACTCGCCCGCGATCCTCAAGGCTCTCGACGCTCATCTCCTCCCTCCATTCTTCTCTCAAGCAAGTGCTATACCGCCCGTCTCCGTCTTCGTCTTGGAGATGGGGGCTCCGGAAGTCTGGTAATTCGTTGATGCCGCGCTCCTTCATCGGAGGCGGCCGGGGCCATCCCTCCATCTCGGAGCCGCGATGCGCAAAATCACCACCATGTGGGAGAATTCCCGCTCCCGGCGATGGCGTGGAAAGAGCATGCCGATCAAACCATGAACGTCCGGTCGCTTTTCATTCTCCTGTCGAGGATCCTAGAGAACGCCCAGCTCACTCATCCGGTGGCGGGAGGATGTGGAGCGTGGGTTCCGGCATTGAAAGCCGTGATCGGAAGACCCTGGGCTTCACGGCTCCATGACGTGAGCAATCCTCGCCGCAGGAACTCCGCCTTCGCGCGCTGCGTGATGTCCGTTTGGAGCGCCGGTTCGTGGCGATGGTCATAGACGTAGGCTTTCACGCGAAGGATCAGATACGGACCATTGGCGAAAGCGTCTCGGAGTCGAACCACGACGGGTTTCGTCAGCAACGTGTAGGGGGAACTGTAGGCGGCTTCGTAGCCGATCTCCATCGCTTGGATGGGGTCGGTATCTATGGGGAGATAGAGATCGGTCACCACCTGGCATGAGGGCACACCTGAGTTCGCGTTCCATACCATGTTGTTCAAGATTTCGCTGTTGGGGATGGTCACGCGAGTGTCATCGGGCGTCGTCAATTTCGTGCTCCGGAGTCCAATGTGATCGATCTCCCCATAGGCGTCGCCGATCCGCACCCGATCTCCCACCTGATACGGGCGATCCACGAGGATGACGAGCCCACCGAAGACGTTCTTAATCAGATCCTGTGCGCCGAGCCCCAGAGCGATGCCCACCGAAGCGAGCACGGCGAACAGCGTATCCCGTGATGGGGCGAAGATCATCAGGAGGATCACACCACTTCCTAGCCAGAGCGCGAATCGAATCAAAGGAGCCAGCAGCAAGAAGAAGAAGCGCGCGCGGGGAGCCTTGCGGGCGAGAGCGTTCAGCGCGCTGGTGCTCGTGCGAATCAGGACGTATGCCGCGATGATGACCAAGAGGGCGTGAAGGAAGCTCGTGAGGGAGATCCTGGTCAAGACCTCGAGAGGAGTCCCCGGTGGGGTTTGAAATCCGAGCGACATGAGGAGCGGATGCCACATGGTCAGCCTCCCTTCATAAGAGATTGCGGCGGTAAAGCGCCTCTCGGACCACGCGCGAAGCTTCCGGGCGCACGCGGAATCCCGGTCGGCCCGGATCCGGTTCGATGATCTCTCGAGCCAATAGCTCATCGAGCTGCGCGCGGCTGGCGGGGACGCTTTTCTGGAACACAAGGGCATGTTCTTCGGGCGTGAGACTGCCATGTTGGAGGATGGCCACCAGCGTGAACAGGTCGTCCAGATCCAAATCGTCGATCACTGAAGAGAGATCAGGAGTCATAATGGGCTTCAGATAGAGCACTCCCGCTTCGATCGCCTCGATGTGCCCCAGCCATAGCTCTAAGGCCGTTCGATAAACGCCAGCGGACTCGCGAGTCAGGGCCTCGAAGAAAAATCTCTCGGGGTCTATCGGACCTCGAACGAAGGCCTTGAACCGATCCGCGAAGGTGTGCGGTCGAGGAGGCGGGGGGAATTGCAAGCGTAAGCCCGAGAGGTTATGGCGCCGTAGAATTGCCTGGCGGAGATCCTCTTGGCTGGCCGTGCGGATATTGAGACGATGGGAGAAGCTGGCCCCCAAATTGACGGCGGCGTCGAGGAACCGGAAGGCCATTTCATTGAGCGTGAGGATCCACAATGTGGATGAACATGTGGCGGCGATCACACGTTGTAAACCTCGGATCGCGCCATAATATCCGACCTGTCGTAAGAACGTGCGTTCCAGCTCTTCCACGATCACCGCGCGCCGCGGCGCCGCCAGAGATTCTTCTAGCCGCGAGACCTCGTCAGCGCCGACCAATCGGGCGAGGAACTCACGCATCTGTGACTCCGCCACGAGTCGGTCGCGAAATTCCCCTCGAACGATCTCCAGACCCGCGAGCGATCGCCTGATGGCGCCATTGATCAAGCTCGTTTTCCCACTTCCGCGCTCGCCGACGACGAGGATGGCCACGGGCCGGCCCGCTTCCCAGAGCGCTCGTGCTTCGGCGATGGCCGCCAGTTCTCGTTCGCGTCCGACGAGGAATTTCGGATCCTGCACCGGCTCGAGTCGAAAGAGGTGGCGGTAGAGTGCGGGGAGGTCCCTGGCCTCCAGATCCAAGGTGAATTCCTCGGGCAAGAAAGGCCGGGTGACGACCTCGATTCGCCCCTTCGAAGGAGCGAGCTTCCATCCGATGGCGATCAAGAACAGCATGATGAGTTGCTCGAGCGCG from Blastocatellia bacterium encodes the following:
- a CDS encoding 3-methyl-2-oxobutanoate dehydrogenase subunit VorB, producing the protein MARILMKGNEAAVIGAILAGCRSFYGYPITPASEIAEAAARYLPLVGGTFLQAESEIAAINMVYGAAAAGERTMTASSGPGLSLMQEGISYLAGAELPAVIVDIMRGGPGLGNIAPEQSDYHQIVKGGGHGNYRTIVLAPNSVQEMCDLTMLAFELADRYRNPVIILTDGFIGQMMEPVELPRTLALPIEKPWAVQGTAETRQNLITSIHLSPEELEAHVRRLEEKYAHVARHVVMYEKHRVEDAEIITIGYGIISRVLKAAVEQARAEGLKVGLFRPITLWPFPAREISVMADWARCFLVVELSHGQLVEDVRLAVNGERPVKLYTRFGGIVPTAEELLEQIRKVSEEDDVRTSLREAEEYLWGV
- a CDS encoding 4Fe-4S dicluster domain-containing protein; protein product: MSVESLEDRGRVEIVEDLCKGCGLCVIACPVQVLVMAEYLNSYGYHPARYVGRGCTGCGVCYYACPEPAAITVYLREAATARA
- a CDS encoding mechanosensitive ion channel family protein, giving the protein MWHPLLMSLGFQTPPGTPLEVLTRISLTSFLHALLVIIAAYVLIRTSTSALNALARKAPRARFFFLLLAPLIRFALWLGSGVILLMIFAPSRDTLFAVLASVGIALGLGAQDLIKNVFGGLVILVDRPYQVGDRVRIGDAYGEIDHIGLRSTKLTTPDDTRVTIPNSEILNNMVWNANSGVPSCQVVTDLYLPIDTDPIQAMEIGYEAAYSSPYTLLTKPVVVRLRDAFANGPYLILRVKAYVYDHRHEPALQTDITQRAKAEFLRRGLLTSWSREAQGLPITAFNAGTHAPHPPATG